A window of Populus trichocarpa isolate Nisqually-1 chromosome 17, P.trichocarpa_v4.1, whole genome shotgun sequence genomic DNA:
TGAAAGGGGCAGCAGCAACTTCGGCAGAAATCGTGGCGAAGGCAGCAAAAAAAGCGGCAGAGACGCCGCGTCTTCGGCAACTTTTGTACCCAAAGAAATCATAACTATGCAGATTCTCGTGACAATCAAAATACTGCTCAAGGTGCTCCTACTCACGCAAGTTGTCAACTCTGCAACTTCTAGACACACAGCATCAAAGTGTCCTCAACGGTATAATCACCCTCTATCTCTTactttttaaggttttaattaaacaattgaaCAAAAACTAGCAAACCAAATAGAGGATTGTACTTGTCGGAGAGAAATGAATTGTAATAATTccaatatcttcttcttttttcaatcaaatgGCGCATTTAGGGGTGTGATTAATTACTTAGAAAAGGTGTGAGAACTTCACTTATACTATATGCCAAACTATGTGATCTACCAAATTTCTCTTGCCGACGCCGAAAGGAACGTGCATAGTCCAGTGATTAGCTGCCGCAAAATTTTACTTACATGACATTCGTTTATCACGGAAGGAAAATCATCCGATGATTATGATATTGCATTAAGTCCTTGTTTTCCCACAATTCATGGTTCTGCACCGTGACCAAACAAGACATATAGCTAGTAGGGTTCGAAACGCAGGCCTAGTAGTAGTTCATCGATTCTtcatttctataaaatatttggatCAGACGCGCCTTTTGGCTTAAATCTGTCACTTCAAGGAAAGAAGACAGACAAGAGCATTTTGCGTTTTCGGTGATCATAATTCTTCATTCTCCTCACACATCTAGCCTCATGTGTTTGTTCTATAATGGTTACATGATGTGGTTCTAGTACCTGATTTACACTGGAAACTCACATGGACTACCATGTGATGCCACCAATTCGAATTTCCAGTTAATGGCAATAgatatctaaatatatattttcttcctAAAAAGAAGTGAGATGGTGAGCCATGAATGTCATCTTGATATTGACTTTCGGCACGCAATCAATTACCATATGTATGTTCCTTCACCATTTCCCTTGCATATATAATTTACATGCCCGATTCCATTTGACATGAAAGCTGAAAGATTTTACttaattctattaatttttactATGTATTGACAAGCCATGTGTGATGTGTGTATAAAGTAACCTTTCCATTTGTGTATACACCTTACAAGAAATACCATTTATCGAACAGAACCAATATATCAACCTACTTCTTTGTCGTTCGTCATCTtataagcaaaaagaaaagaaaatcctaatcacaggaaagaaaaaaaaggttaaatgatTATGTCGAGAgattggaaaaaatatatattctagtTATTACtctgttaaaaaattatctcaacctcaaagtttaagttgttagatgagatctcaaaatataatttatattattctttaacacactctatcaaataaaaactctTTGAGTTTGAAATTTATACGGATTCATATcactttatgtttaatttttatcaaataaataggatggtaagattcaaactcgtgaccacttggttaTCAAGACTCTCTGAATCATCTCTGCCTAAAGACTTAAGTTGTTAAGTGAGATCTCTCgagatataatatattattctctaacatactataatatatatatatagacacacacacttATTTAtgtttggatatatatataaagttcaatcaaagaattataataaataagtgTATGCTTTATCTTGTTTGCTTCGATATATTAAATGCGACCAATTAGAGAAAAGCTTCCAAACATGTAATGGGATAACGAAAGAAGTATATATTAGTCATCATCAATCAAGAAGCATCAAGTTAAGAAGCTCATGATAATCCTAATTCAAGAACTTGCTGGTTGTTGGCAAAAATTTAAGATGGTATATGAACATGGTTACAACAGCAAACAATTGAGGGATGGGGGAGGTAAGGGAGGGCCGGGGTCGTCCAAATTTCTAGTAGCACGTGATACTGCTAgcaaaaagcaaattgaaatttcatataCGTACAATATCCTTGTATGAGAGATTTTCTCCCTCTAACATAATGTACCAGGCCATGACATGACACGTGGCGTGTCGTGTATGCCAGGGAAAGAGCATGTGATATGAGGTTTCGATAATCAAGCTTGCAACACTCACGTAGTTATGTCccaaacaaggaagaaaaacaattacatatgCGAGAGATATGGGCACTGGAGATTGATTTTGCTTTGtcccattatttttattagatttgcatatttttattcatatatacATAGACATCAAACATTAAATTGTGCACATGATCGAACTTCCGGTTGTAGTTTCTTGACCACAAAAtgctagaaaaataacaaatggcAAATGCTAATCGTAAAGAGGAGTGTACAAGGTTATCATCTGTTGCGGAACCTTGTGAACTGGTTTTTTCTCCAGCTAGGTCAATGGCCACTGAGATCATGCCATGTCAAGAAATAGTGGATTGGTAAAGTTTGAGTTAAGGCCCAGAAATATAGGAGTGAGGCATCATAAGGATAAACAGTCTTTAAGTAGTTCAATGTGGCAAATTGCGATTCGAGTATGAAATTCAGTGCCTTAAAAGTCCCTGATTGGAGAGGAGTAATGTCCTCTGATCACATGGTGTTGTGCATTTAGACACCCACATAAAGGCCCACTTTGTTtgccaaaaaacaaacatatttctCTAAGCCCACTTGAAACCAAACCCCAAGTTGGGAACACATCGAAGAAGTGTATggtctctctcctttctctttctatctCCTGAAAAAACATCAAGCCTAGTCCACTTCTTTCTTCGATGCACTTGTCTTCATCACATCCAACATCACTGTCTTCGTTAttgtactctctctctctccctattctctctctttcttccttcTCCCACACCCTCTCTTCACTTGCTCTTGTGGTCCTTCTCTTTATAACCTCTCTTATCACTTTCTCCATTTCTTCACCTCCCTACCTAGCTAATTACATTCAACACATTCCTTCcatcctttcttctcttcttctcatatATCTATCTTGTTACCGTTTCCCATTTGCTCTTTTGGTTCATCAGAACTCTTCCTTTTACCAACACCAGCTGGGACTCAAACTTTCAAACAGACGCGTAACAAAAATCCGTGTGTAGGCATGTCTAGCAGAAGGCCAAGGCAATCTAGCGTTCCAAGGATCACTGATGATCAGATCATCGACCTTGTCTCCAAATTACGCCAGCTTCTCCCTGAGATTAGTCAAAGGCGCTCCGATAAGGTACGTTAGCTCcttgtctttctttctctcttggATTGTAGGGAAGGGAGGGACATGAAATCTTGTAGGGGAAAGTAGATAGAGTGGAGAAATACATTAGTAATGCTGCACATGATATGCTGGACAAGAATAGTGTATTACATTTATAATAATTGCACTCTCTAGACATTTTGAGCTATGACCCGGCCatcaaggaaaatattttcttagatATCCATGTTCTCTTTGACCTTAACAGTTTTTGTAGCTGGACCAACCGAACGAAACACATTTTATGGTCTTAACAACTATTTTCGACAATTTAGTGCATACCCTTTAGCCACATTAAATATACGTCAATGTTCTAACTACATGTAGTACCATGTGGTTTAGACTAACATAATGACAATTTGGTAATTTGCAAGgaaggattatatatatataatttctccAATACTTGTAAcgtaaattaattagaaagggTTTTGCTTGTTTCACAAAAAGTAATAATTGCTTGTGACCAATTTGAATTTTGACTTTCTTGAATGCGTATATATACACAGGTATCAGCTTCCAAGGTCCTACAAGAGACTTGCAATTATATCAGGAACTTGC
This region includes:
- the LOC7482464 gene encoding transcription factor PRE1; protein product: MSSRRPRQSSVPRITDDQIIDLVSKLRQLLPEISQRRSDKVSASKVLQETCNYIRNLHREVDDLSERLSQLLATIDADSPEAAIIRSLIM